Proteins found in one Haloferax litoreum genomic segment:
- a CDS encoding ABC transporter permease, translating into MFGLGDLNLTYLVSITVVSLYVSTVAVLLSAAIGLPVALTVGFRDFRGKSVVTSIISTGMGFPSVVVGLVVLLTLSRSGPLGEFELLFTPEAMIISQTILALPVLVSVSLSAVQSVPQDLRDAAFATGGTSVDVALLVVREARYGIVTALLAAYGRAISEVGSVLIVGGNIVFSDSTSFTRTLTTAITVEARKGNIETGIALGAILLALVLTVNALGARFRDRNPAGGNR; encoded by the coding sequence GTGTTCGGCCTCGGCGACCTGAACCTGACCTACCTCGTCAGCATCACCGTCGTCTCACTCTACGTGAGTACGGTGGCAGTCCTCCTCAGCGCCGCGATTGGCTTACCAGTCGCACTCACAGTCGGGTTCCGCGACTTCCGCGGGAAGTCCGTCGTCACGTCCATCATCTCGACGGGGATGGGCTTTCCCAGCGTGGTCGTCGGCCTCGTGGTCCTCCTGACGCTCTCTCGCTCCGGCCCACTCGGGGAGTTCGAACTCCTGTTTACGCCCGAAGCGATGATTATCTCGCAGACGATTCTCGCCCTCCCCGTCCTCGTGAGCGTCTCGCTCTCTGCGGTTCAGTCGGTCCCACAGGACCTCAGAGACGCCGCGTTCGCGACTGGCGGCACCTCCGTTGACGTTGCACTTCTCGTCGTCCGAGAGGCTCGCTACGGAATCGTGACCGCCCTCTTGGCCGCCTACGGGCGCGCCATCAGTGAAGTGGGGTCCGTCCTCATCGTCGGTGGCAACATCGTCTTCTCGGACAGCACCTCGTTCACGCGGACACTCACGACGGCGATTACCGTCGAAGCGCGGAAGGGGAACATCGAGACGGGTATCGCACTCGGTGCCATCCTCCTCGCACTGGTTCTTACGGTGAACGCCCTCGGGGCACGCTTCCGCGACCGGAATCCGGCAGGTGGGAACCGATGA
- a CDS encoding substrate-binding domain-containing protein, with protein sequence MAIQRRRFLHAAGVGALLGLSGCTGESNPPQTGDETTASGGSQEGESSGTTQELTLATTTSTYDTGLLDALNPVFEEKFNARIKTIPQGTGAAIETARNGDADVILVHARGAEDEFLEEGYGVNRRDVMFNDFVIVGPADDPAGVQGMSSAADAFATISETQSTFVSRGDDSGTNKKELLIWDAAGVEPSGEWYRAIGKGMGDTLVQADQSGAYTLSDRGTYLATQDNIDLEIHVQGPLKGGPTILKNPYGVIPVNPAKYPDVNYPLAMAYAGFLTSPEGQEIISNYTANGSQLFFPNALSEDPQFGQYVPEDYSGGSGNGSASVSDAQFEHWVAENVPEDF encoded by the coding sequence ATGGCGATACAGCGACGACGTTTCTTGCACGCGGCAGGTGTCGGTGCTCTCCTCGGGCTGAGCGGATGTACGGGTGAGTCCAATCCGCCGCAAACAGGCGACGAGACGACTGCCTCCGGCGGAAGTCAAGAGGGGGAGTCGAGTGGCACAACGCAGGAGTTGACGCTCGCCACGACCACGAGCACCTACGACACGGGTCTCCTCGACGCCCTCAACCCGGTGTTCGAAGAGAAGTTCAACGCCCGAATCAAGACCATCCCACAGGGGACGGGTGCGGCAATCGAGACGGCGAGAAACGGCGACGCCGACGTCATCCTCGTCCACGCCCGCGGCGCGGAGGACGAATTCCTCGAAGAGGGCTACGGCGTCAACCGCCGCGACGTGATGTTCAACGACTTCGTCATCGTCGGCCCCGCCGACGACCCGGCGGGTGTTCAAGGCATGTCCAGCGCCGCCGACGCCTTCGCGACGATTTCTGAGACGCAGTCCACGTTTGTCTCTCGTGGTGACGACTCCGGGACGAACAAGAAGGAACTGCTCATCTGGGACGCCGCGGGTGTCGAACCGTCGGGTGAGTGGTACCGCGCAATCGGCAAAGGGATGGGAGACACGCTCGTGCAGGCCGACCAGTCGGGTGCGTACACGCTCTCGGACCGCGGGACGTACCTCGCCACGCAGGACAACATCGACCTCGAAATCCACGTCCAAGGGCCCCTCAAGGGCGGGCCGACCATCCTGAAGAACCCCTACGGCGTCATCCCGGTCAACCCGGCGAAGTACCCCGACGTGAACTATCCCCTCGCCATGGCCTACGCCGGGTTCCTGACCAGTCCCGAGGGCCAAGAGATTATCAGCAACTACACCGCCAACGGGTCACAGCTGTTCTTCCCGAACGCACTGTCCGAAGACCCACAGTTCGGCCAGTACGTGCCCGAGGATTACTCGGGTGGGAGCGGGAACGGGTCGGCGTCAGTCTCGGACGCGCAGTTCGAGCACTGGGTCGCCGAGAACGTCCCCGAGGACTTTTAG
- a CDS encoding PIN domain-containing protein yields the protein MTDTDPAPTRVVADADVLASDLLVGGASREALDHLRRHSWTTLVASEPLLDDAEAIVTDLTNETLAADWRAKVETWVELVEHPEGDQPALASAYRGGAMHLLTFDERLTSAKAGAALGGRFPVSIRHPQAFATLFSAESLYAEVADGKYPGPDRDPRA from the coding sequence ATGACTGACACAGACCCCGCGCCGACACGTGTCGTCGCCGACGCCGACGTTCTCGCGTCTGACCTCCTCGTCGGCGGTGCATCCCGTGAGGCACTGGACCACCTCCGCCGCCACTCGTGGACGACGCTCGTCGCCAGCGAACCCCTCCTCGACGACGCAGAGGCCATCGTCACAGACCTCACAAACGAGACGCTGGCGGCAGACTGGCGGGCCAAAGTCGAGACGTGGGTCGAACTCGTCGAACATCCCGAGGGCGACCAACCAGCGCTCGCGTCCGCCTATCGCGGTGGAGCCATGCACCTGCTCACGTTCGACGAGCGGTTGACCTCTGCGAAGGCCGGTGCCGCACTCGGTGGTCGGTTCCCGGTCAGTATCCGCCACCCGCAGGCGTTCGCCACGTTGTTCTCCGCCGAGAGTCTCTACGCAGAAGTCGCCGACGGCAAGTACCCCGGCCCGGACCGCGACCCGAGAGCGTAA